GGGCCGCCTGGGCGGGGATCGGCGCGGAGGTCCGGGCGGGGGCGGGCTGCGGCGCGGTCGCCGCCGGGGGTTCGGCCGCCGTCGCGTGGCTCTCCTTGTGCGCCTGGGCGGGCTCGGCCCGGGCCAGCATCGGCCCCGACATGTACGCCAGGATCGCCGCCGACAGGATGAAGGCCATGTGGATCGTCGTGCCCCACAGCAGGGAGTGCTGCGCGGTGTGCTGGACGTCCACGAACATCTGGAGCAGGTGGACGGAGCTGATGCCCACGATGGCGGTGGCCAGCTTCACCTTCAGCACGTTGGGGTTGACGTGCGAGAACCACTCCGGCTGGTCCCGGTGGCCGGTGAGGTCGATGCGCGAGACGAAGGTCTCGTAGCCACCGACGATCACCATGATGAGCAGGTTGGCGATCATGACGACGTCGACCAGCTTGAGCACCGAGAGCATGACGTAGGTCTCGGTGGCCTGCCCGGACACGCACCGGAGGATTAACGTCCACAGTTCGTTGAAGAACTTGTAGACGTACACCCCTTGGACGACGACGAGGCCGAAGTAGAGCGGCGCCTGGAGCCAGCGGGTCGCGAACAGGGCGTACCCGAGCATGGCGGTCGGCGCGGACGGGGGGCGAGACTGGGAATCAGTGGAGAGCTGCACGAC
The nucleotide sequence above comes from Streptomyces sp. NL15-2K. Encoded proteins:
- the istB gene encoding IS21-like element helper ATPase IstB; translated protein: MLGYALFATRWLQAPLYFGLVVVQGVYVYKFFNELWTLILRCVSGQATETYVMLSVLKLVDVVMIANLLIMVIVGGYETFVSRIDLTGHRDQPEWFSHVNPNVLKVKLATAIVGISSVHLLQMFVDVQHTAQHSLLWGTTIHMAFILSAAILAYMSGPMLARAEPAQAHKESHATAAEPPAATAPQPAPARTSAPIPAQAAPREADAGAEERIRAAGFPARKLLENYDEEHPRTFDRDTVARLGKLDFVTTRRNVVFVGPPGTGKTHLAIGLGVRACQAGHQVLFATAAEWAARLAGARAEGRLAEELAALDAYPVLVVDEVGYTPFDAETSALFFQLVAHRYERASLIVTGDRPLARWDEIFGGPSAPAMVDRLAHHAETVRIDGDSYRMRRATSTWAE